From a region of the Paenibacillus lutimineralis genome:
- a CDS encoding ABC transporter permease: MSTYLVKRLTYMIIILFAASLLIFCLYAFTPGDFISGNMKLSPERKEELRQIYGLNKPVLERYAIWMKNAFHGDFGYSLAQQKPILQLFNEYIWNSFLLAIVSTFFTWLISVIIGVIAAYKQYSWFDSLIMVVIFAAMSIPSFFIGLLLIKGFAVDLKWLPPGGMTTTGSNATGFAYVKEVIQHMTLPVVVMTLLSLGSLTRYFRSNMIDVIKQDYIRTARAKGLKERKVLFTHALRNALLPAITLVGFELPALFGGSLIIEKIFNWPGIGQLYMSSFSSRDYPLLMGFTMFIAILTVIGTLLSDLLYKLADPRVKL, from the coding sequence ATGAGCACATATCTTGTTAAACGTCTCACTTATATGATTATCATTCTGTTTGCCGCGTCGCTGCTCATTTTTTGCTTGTACGCTTTTACGCCTGGCGATTTCATCAGCGGCAATATGAAGCTTAGCCCTGAGCGCAAGGAGGAGCTTCGTCAAATATACGGGTTGAACAAACCGGTTCTCGAACGATATGCGATTTGGATGAAGAATGCCTTCCACGGAGACTTTGGATATTCTCTCGCGCAGCAGAAGCCGATTCTTCAGCTTTTTAATGAATATATATGGAACTCCTTCTTGCTGGCGATCGTCTCGACCTTCTTCACTTGGCTGATCTCAGTCATCATCGGCGTGATCGCAGCATACAAGCAATATTCCTGGTTCGATTCGCTTATTATGGTCGTCATCTTTGCCGCCATGTCGATCCCGTCCTTCTTCATCGGACTGCTCCTGATTAAGGGCTTCGCCGTCGATTTGAAGTGGCTGCCTCCCGGAGGCATGACAACGACTGGGAGCAATGCGACTGGGTTTGCTTATGTGAAGGAAGTCATTCAACATATGACCCTGCCGGTTGTGGTTATGACGCTGCTTAGTCTTGGATCATTAACCCGTTACTTCCGCAGCAATATGATCGATGTGATCAAGCAGGATTATATCCGTACGGCCCGCGCCAAAGGGCTTAAGGAGCGTAAAGTGTTGTTCACACACGCCTTGCGCAATGCCTTGCTTCCGGCGATCACGCTGGTCGGCTTCGAGCTGCCGGCATTGTTCGGTGGTTCCTTGATCATCGAGAAAATCTTCAACTGGCCCGGGATCGGACAGCTCTATATGTCATCCTTCTCATCGCGGGATTATCCGCTGCTGATGGGATTCACGATGTTCATTGCAATCCTGACCGTTATCGGCACATTGTTGTCGGATCTGCTCTACAAATTGGCTGATCCACGAGTGAAACTATAA
- the opp4C gene encoding oligopeptide ABC transporter permease → MSAMSGNLASGGAKTPVKATAVKSSLWRQSIKRLMRNKLAVSGFVIVIFMILFCFIGPLFSPYSGNHNNLAMMNKAPSAKHWLGTDQLGRDVLTRVMLAGRISLTVGFASMVLSVFIGSLLGAIAGYYRGVVDQIIMRIADLLLTIPSLPLLFIAGAMLSAWKVPTDYRMYIVMIMLSFVGWPGLARLVRGEMLSLREREYMQATIVLGLRDRRKLFHHLLPNITPLLIVIATLNIGGSILMESVLSFFGLGVIQPTPTWGNMIDSANNLIDFQERPWLWIPPGLCIFITVIAINIFGDGLRDVLDPKNKR, encoded by the coding sequence ATGTCAGCTATGAGTGGTAATCTGGCCTCCGGAGGGGCGAAGACACCCGTCAAAGCAACTGCCGTGAAGTCTTCGCTGTGGAGGCAGTCCATTAAACGTCTTATGAGGAACAAGCTCGCGGTTAGCGGGTTTGTCATTGTTATTTTTATGATTCTGTTTTGCTTTATTGGCCCGCTCTTCTCGCCATATTCGGGCAATCATAACAATCTGGCAATGATGAATAAGGCGCCAAGCGCCAAGCACTGGCTGGGAACGGACCAGCTTGGCCGCGATGTTCTGACCCGCGTTATGTTAGCGGGCCGCATCTCCTTAACCGTTGGCTTCGCATCGATGGTACTGTCGGTATTTATCGGCTCTTTGCTGGGGGCGATTGCTGGGTATTACCGCGGGGTCGTTGATCAAATCATTATGCGAATCGCCGATCTGCTGTTGACGATTCCAAGCCTGCCGCTGCTGTTCATCGCCGGTGCGATGTTGTCCGCCTGGAAGGTCCCGACCGACTATCGGATGTACATCGTTATGATCATGCTCAGCTTCGTTGGCTGGCCGGGTCTGGCCAGGTTAGTCAGGGGCGAGATGCTCAGCTTGCGCGAACGTGAGTACATGCAGGCAACCATTGTTCTTGGTTTGCGGGACCGCCGCAAGCTGTTCCATCACTTGCTGCCGAATATTACACCGTTATTGATCGTTATTGCAACATTAAATATCGGGGGATCGATCCTGATGGAATCGGTGCTGAGCTTCTTCGGATTGGGTGTCATTCAGCCGACTCCAACTTGGGGGAATATGATCGATTCAGCCAACAATCTGATCGACTTCCAGGAGAGACCTTGGCTGTGGATTCCGCCAGGCTTGTGTATTTTCATCACCGTAATCGCCATCAATATTTTTGGTGACGGACTTCGAGATGTATTGGACCCCAAAAATAAAAGGTAG
- a CDS encoding ABC transporter ATP-binding protein — MANHLLDIEHLSTYFYTEEGTVKAVDDVSLQVRKGETVCIVGESGCGKSITAMSVMGLIQGPNGKVVGGKIDLDGTDLLQLNKNERRVIRGKEIGMIFQEPMSSLNPVLTIGRQIMEPLVEHLRMSKKEARKRAIELIEQVGISRAEQIADSYPHELSGGMLQRIMIAIAISCQPKLLIADEPTTALDVTIQAQILDILRNFREETGMSILLITHDLGVVAEMADYVIVMYSGKVVEEGEVTELFANPKHPYTQGLLRAKPILNQRQDELYSIPGQVPNPLELTESCYFHDRCEHCMEICKVRRPELRELGTEQKVACWLYEKEAALHV; from the coding sequence ATGGCAAATCATTTGCTCGATATTGAACATTTAAGCACTTATTTCTATACAGAGGAAGGCACTGTGAAGGCGGTTGATGATGTCAGCCTGCAAGTACGTAAGGGAGAGACGGTCTGTATCGTCGGTGAGTCCGGCTGCGGAAAGAGTATAACAGCGATGTCGGTTATGGGGCTGATCCAGGGTCCGAATGGGAAGGTTGTGGGTGGCAAGATCGATCTGGACGGAACGGATCTACTTCAATTGAACAAGAATGAGCGCCGGGTTATTCGGGGCAAAGAAATCGGGATGATCTTCCAGGAGCCAATGTCGTCACTGAATCCGGTGCTGACAATCGGACGGCAGATTATGGAGCCGCTGGTCGAACATCTGCGGATGAGCAAGAAAGAGGCTCGCAAGCGGGCGATTGAATTGATCGAGCAGGTGGGCATTTCGCGTGCGGAACAGATTGCGGACTCTTATCCGCATGAGCTTAGTGGCGGTATGCTGCAGCGGATTATGATCGCTATCGCGATCTCATGTCAGCCGAAATTATTGATCGCTGATGAGCCGACTACGGCGCTGGATGTTACGATTCAAGCGCAAATCCTCGATATTTTGCGTAATTTCCGGGAAGAGACCGGCATGTCGATCCTGCTTATCACACATGATCTGGGTGTTGTTGCAGAGATGGCCGATTATGTCATCGTTATGTATTCCGGTAAGGTCGTAGAGGAAGGCGAAGTTACCGAATTATTCGCTAATCCGAAGCATCCGTACACCCAAGGTTTGCTGCGTGCCAAGCCGATTCTGAATCAGCGGCAGGATGAGCTGTACTCGATTCCGGGGCAGGTGCCTAATCCGCTGGAGCTGACGGAATCCTGCTATTTCCATGATCGCTGTGAGCATTGCATGGAGATCTGCAAAGTCCGCAGACCTGAGCTGAGAGAGCTTGGTACGGAGCAGAAGGTCGCTTGCTGGCTGTACGAAAAGGAGGCGGCGCTTCATGTCTAG
- a CDS encoding ABC transporter ATP-binding protein, giving the protein MSRPLLEVNHLKKYFPIKSGLLNRTVGHVRAVDDISIAINPGETFGLVGESGSGKSTVGKSIVRLMEKTSGDIIFKGQDLYDLSPQEMRKIRPQLQLIFQDPYSSLNPRVRVGDAIGEALIDHGLVPTEEVRERVEEVLASCGLSSYHINRFPHEFSGGQRQRIGIARALVLNPDLIIADEPVSALDVSIQAQIINLFRNLQETRGLTYLFISHDLSVVEHLCTRIGVMYLGTMMETAPRDELFKNPLHPYTKALLSAVPIPIPKLKRERIVLKGDIPSPANPPAGCKFHTRCPFAVERCKSEVPEFRNVGSEHHVACHLV; this is encoded by the coding sequence ATGTCTAGGCCGTTATTAGAAGTTAATCATCTGAAGAAGTATTTTCCAATAAAATCAGGTCTGTTGAACCGTACCGTCGGTCATGTGCGGGCAGTTGATGATATAAGTATTGCGATTAATCCGGGCGAGACCTTCGGGCTGGTGGGGGAATCCGGCAGCGGGAAGAGTACGGTGGGCAAGAGCATCGTACGTTTGATGGAAAAGACGTCAGGGGACATCATCTTCAAGGGGCAGGACCTATATGACTTATCTCCGCAGGAAATGCGTAAAATTCGCCCACAGCTGCAGCTGATCTTCCAGGACCCGTACAGCTCGTTGAACCCACGGGTACGTGTCGGCGATGCGATTGGCGAGGCGCTAATCGATCATGGTCTTGTACCGACGGAAGAGGTGAGGGAGCGAGTAGAGGAGGTACTAGCCTCCTGTGGCTTGTCATCCTATCATATCAACCGTTTCCCGCATGAATTCTCCGGCGGCCAGCGGCAGCGGATCGGGATCGCTCGTGCGCTCGTGCTGAATCCGGATCTGATTATTGCTGATGAACCCGTATCAGCGCTCGATGTCTCGATTCAGGCTCAGATCATTAATCTGTTCCGGAATTTGCAGGAGACACGCGGCTTAACCTATTTGTTCATCTCGCATGATCTGAGTGTAGTAGAGCATCTATGCACACGGATCGGCGTGATGTACCTCGGTACGATGATGGAGACAGCACCACGAGATGAGCTGTTCAAGAACCCGCTGCACCCATACACGAAGGCTTTGCTGTCAGCGGTGCCTATTCCGATTCCGAAGCTGAAGCGGGAGAGAATCGTGTTGAAGGGTGACATTCCGAGTCCGGCCAATCCGCCTGCCGGCTGTAAATTCCATACTCGCTGCCCATTCGCCGTAGAACGCTGCAAATCCGAAGTTCCGGAATTCCGCAATGTTGGCAGCGAGCATCATGTGGCTTGCCATTTGGTCTAA
- a CDS encoding aminopeptidase, protein MENFQEKLQKYAELAVKIGVNVQKGQALVVNATIDSAELVRIIVEQAYEAGARTVKVNWSDDTITRLRYDMAAEESFLDDPKWYAGEMLELVENGAAVLHVISSDPDLLNGVSTTRITNHQKTYGAAMSKYRALQMADKFSWSIVAVPSQAWAAKVFPNLPEDKQVEALWEAIFRTVRLDQPDPVAAWREHIKTLSEKADYLNSKKYKKLHYIAPGTDLTIELPKGHLWVAAESINAQGNTFLANMPTEEVFTAPQRDGVNGTVSSTKPLSYNGNIIDGFKLTFENGRIIDSSAKVGESVLKHLIELDEGSHYLGEVALVPHGSPISQSGILFYNTLFDENASNHLAIGNAYAFNLEGGKAMSKDELFEAGLNSSFAHEDFMVGSGEMDIFGVTEDGQEEPVFKQGAWAF, encoded by the coding sequence ATTGAGAATTTTCAAGAGAAACTGCAGAAGTATGCCGAGCTAGCTGTCAAAATCGGTGTAAATGTGCAGAAGGGCCAGGCCCTGGTCGTCAATGCTACTATTGATTCTGCAGAACTTGTGCGTATTATCGTGGAACAGGCCTATGAAGCAGGGGCCAGAACAGTCAAAGTGAACTGGAGCGATGATACGATTACCCGCCTTCGTTACGACATGGCCGCTGAAGAATCGTTCCTGGACGACCCTAAATGGTACGCTGGCGAAATGCTTGAACTCGTAGAGAACGGCGCTGCTGTGCTTCACGTCATCTCCTCTGATCCGGACCTTCTTAACGGCGTATCAACTACACGGATTACAAACCATCAGAAGACCTACGGAGCTGCAATGAGCAAGTACCGTGCATTACAGATGGCGGATAAATTCAGCTGGTCCATCGTTGCTGTACCTTCCCAAGCTTGGGCCGCTAAGGTATTCCCAAACTTGCCGGAGGACAAGCAGGTTGAAGCGCTGTGGGAAGCAATCTTCCGCACGGTTCGCCTCGATCAGCCTGACCCCGTCGCAGCATGGCGCGAGCATATCAAGACATTGTCTGAGAAAGCTGATTATCTGAACAGTAAGAAATATAAGAAATTACACTATATCGCACCAGGAACAGACCTGACAATCGAGCTGCCAAAAGGACATCTGTGGGTTGCTGCCGAGAGCATCAATGCTCAGGGCAATACGTTCCTGGCCAATATGCCGACAGAAGAAGTGTTCACCGCTCCGCAAAGAGATGGTGTTAACGGCACCGTATCAAGTACGAAACCGCTAAGCTACAACGGCAACATTATCGACGGCTTCAAATTAACATTTGAGAACGGCCGGATCATCGACAGCTCTGCCAAAGTTGGCGAGTCCGTGCTGAAGCATCTGATTGAGCTGGACGAAGGCTCACATTACCTTGGTGAAGTGGCGCTGGTACCTCATGGTTCGCCAATTTCCCAATCCGGCATCCTGTTCTATAACACACTGTTCGACGAAAATGCTTCGAACCATCTAGCAATCGGTAACGCTTATGCCTTCAATCTGGAAGGTGGCAAAGCGATGAGCAAGGATGAGCTTTTTGAAGCCGGATTGAATTCCAGCTTCGCTCATGAAGACTTCATGGTGGGCTCCGGTGAGATGGACATCTTCGGAGTAACCGAAGACGGCCAAGAAGAACCGGTCTTCAAGCAAGGCGCTTGGGCGTTTTAA
- a CDS encoding TrkH family potassium uptake protein: MPQRKKAPRSLTPAEILSYGFGVIIIIGAFLLSLPISSVNGHKLNLVDAFFTATSATCVTGLAVVDTGVHFTLFGQIVILLLTQLGGLGFMTFGTLIALALNRRITLKDRLVLQEAINYNSMDGLLALIRRVIYYTITIEGTGALLLAARWAMEMPLGKAIYFGIFHSISVFNNGGFDLFGSYYSSSGFGNFRNDLYINIVVMMLIFLGGIGFIVIHDLLQYPKSKKLSLHSKIVLTMSGCLIAIGALVIFAIEIFNPATLGELPLGQQISAAFFHSISSRSGGVSTVDVSSMSHSTQFFIVLLMFIGTAPGSTGGGIKVTVFAILLGAVYSMIRGKQDIVFFKKRLPQESILRAITQTLMALSLVISVSMVLSALEDRELLPLLFETTSAFATTGLSLDLTPKLTMISKIILCFVMFIGRIGPLTLAYAIRPKSKKDLLRYPEGKITIG; the protein is encoded by the coding sequence TTGCCACAGCGAAAAAAAGCACCGCGCTCTCTGACACCGGCGGAAATCTTATCCTACGGCTTCGGCGTTATTATTATCATTGGCGCATTCCTGCTGTCTCTGCCTATTTCCTCCGTGAACGGGCATAAGTTGAATTTGGTAGACGCCTTCTTCACAGCTACCTCGGCAACCTGTGTAACCGGACTAGCTGTTGTAGATACTGGCGTCCATTTTACATTGTTCGGTCAGATCGTAATCCTCTTGCTTACCCAACTGGGTGGGCTGGGCTTTATGACCTTCGGAACGTTAATTGCTCTTGCCCTGAACCGACGAATTACACTCAAGGACCGACTCGTGCTACAGGAAGCAATCAATTACAATTCCATGGACGGCCTGCTCGCACTGATTCGCCGTGTCATCTACTATACGATCACGATTGAAGGAACCGGGGCTCTGTTGCTGGCGGCCAGATGGGCTATGGAGATGCCGCTCGGCAAGGCCATATATTTCGGTATCTTCCACAGTATATCGGTATTCAACAACGGTGGATTTGATCTATTCGGCTCCTATTACAGCTCCAGCGGTTTTGGCAACTTTCGCAATGATCTATATATCAATATCGTTGTAATGATGCTCATTTTCCTCGGTGGTATAGGGTTTATCGTCATTCATGATCTGCTGCAGTATCCTAAATCCAAAAAGTTATCTCTGCATTCGAAGATTGTATTAACAATGTCGGGTTGTCTGATCGCGATCGGCGCGCTCGTTATTTTCGCAATCGAGATATTCAATCCTGCTACCCTGGGAGAATTACCGCTAGGTCAGCAAATATCGGCAGCCTTCTTCCACTCAATCAGTTCCAGATCCGGCGGGGTTAGTACGGTAGATGTCAGCAGCATGAGCCACTCTACTCAATTCTTCATCGTGCTACTTATGTTTATCGGTACGGCACCAGGTTCGACTGGAGGCGGGATTAAAGTCACCGTCTTTGCGATTCTGCTCGGGGCGGTATATTCCATGATCCGTGGCAAGCAGGACATCGTCTTCTTCAAAAAGCGATTGCCCCAAGAGTCTATTCTGCGTGCTATTACGCAGACGTTGATGGCCCTGTCTCTGGTCATTTCCGTATCGATGGTATTGTCTGCACTGGAGGACCGGGAGCTTCTTCCCCTTCTGTTCGAGACGACCTCCGCCTTCGCAACGACGGGACTTAGTCTCGATCTGACGCCAAAGCTAACCATGATTAGCAAAATTATACTCTGCTTCGTCATGTTCATCGGACGGATTGGACCTTTGACACTAGCCTACGCGATAAGGCCGAAGTCTAAGAAGGATCTCTTGCGCTATCCGGAAGGGAAAATTACCATTGGTTAA
- a CDS encoding AI-2E family transporter — protein sequence MDKPYYRRSLGIIMALTIIYLLSKVSFIFNPIVTLVQILIVPLTISAFLYYLLRPIVIYLEEKRMNRILSILLIYLMFAGVITVFLVVVWPPLEHQITEFINNVPKLINGLQAQMNEIQENRYFSMFNESDLSITNKLMEYANSAIQAASGYISHVFSFLNDFVIVVGTVPIMLYYMLKEDRRVRPMLVSALPTKYREDGDQVLQEIDGMLRGFIAGRMIDAVVLTVMSLIGFWIIGLPYPLMLSLVMGLFSFIPYFGTLLGAIPSVIVAFTISPAMVIWVIVVVVVSHQIEANLISPYIYGRTINIHPLTTIILLLIAGDFAGILGMLLAIPVYMMMKIIAIRTFKVYNIHKT from the coding sequence ATGGATAAACCGTACTACCGAAGAAGTCTCGGTATTATTATGGCGCTAACGATCATTTATTTATTATCCAAGGTCAGTTTTATATTTAATCCAATTGTAACCTTGGTTCAAATTCTGATCGTACCGCTGACGATTTCTGCTTTCTTGTATTATCTGCTGCGCCCGATCGTTATCTATTTGGAAGAGAAACGCATGAATCGGATTCTATCGATTCTGCTGATCTACCTCATGTTCGCGGGCGTAATTACGGTCTTTCTGGTCGTTGTCTGGCCACCGTTAGAACATCAGATTACCGAGTTCATTAATAATGTGCCGAAGCTCATTAACGGACTACAGGCACAGATGAACGAGATCCAGGAGAATCGTTATTTCTCCATGTTCAATGAGTCGGATCTATCGATCACGAACAAGCTGATGGAGTATGCCAACTCAGCGATTCAAGCAGCCAGCGGCTACATATCGCATGTTTTTAGCTTCTTAAATGACTTTGTTATCGTAGTCGGAACGGTACCGATTATGTTGTATTACATGTTGAAGGAAGATCGTCGGGTTAGACCGATGCTGGTCAGTGCGCTTCCAACCAAGTATCGTGAAGATGGAGACCAGGTTCTGCAGGAAATTGATGGCATGCTGCGAGGCTTTATTGCAGGACGAATGATCGACGCTGTAGTTCTTACCGTGATGAGCCTAATTGGGTTCTGGATTATTGGCCTGCCTTATCCACTAATGCTCTCGTTAGTCATGGGCCTATTTAGCTTTATTCCTTATTTTGGAACATTGCTGGGAGCAATACCTAGCGTCATTGTTGCCTTCACTATTTCCCCCGCTATGGTGATATGGGTCATTGTAGTCGTAGTTGTGTCTCATCAGATCGAGGCGAATTTGATCTCGCCCTATATTTACGGCAGGACCATTAATATCCATCCGTTGACAACGATTATTCTGTTGCTGATTGCCGGTGATTTTGCCGGAATTCTAGGGATGCTGCTGGCCATACCGGTATATATGATGATGAAAATAATTGCTATTCGTACCTTTAAAGTGTACAACATCCATAAAACATAA
- a CDS encoding Rrf2 family transcriptional regulator, with the protein MTISSRFAVAIHILSLLELNKDGVSTSEYISGSVNTNPVVIRRIMSMLSKAGLANVRPGVAGAKLARDISEITLLDVYRAVHVVEEDGLFSVHEKPNPECPVGRNIQTSIEPIFSAAQKAMEDTLAKVTLQDIVEDIGGKETNVCD; encoded by the coding sequence ATGACGATCAGTTCAAGATTTGCTGTGGCTATTCATATATTGTCACTGCTCGAGCTGAACAAAGATGGCGTCTCTACTTCAGAATATATTTCCGGTAGTGTTAACACCAATCCAGTCGTTATTCGCCGTATTATGAGCATGCTTAGCAAGGCCGGTCTCGCCAATGTGCGCCCGGGCGTAGCCGGAGCTAAATTAGCCCGTGATATCTCGGAAATCACGCTGCTTGACGTATACCGGGCCGTGCATGTCGTGGAAGAGGATGGCCTATTCTCAGTGCATGAGAAGCCCAATCCCGAATGCCCGGTGGGTAGGAATATCCAGACATCGATCGAGCCGATCTTCTCGGCAGCACAGAAGGCGATGGAGGATACTTTGGCCAAGGTGACGCTACAGGATATCGTTGAGGATATCGGTGGGAAGGAAACTAATGTCTGTGATTGA
- a CDS encoding response regulator transcription factor has translation MAKVLIIEDEESIREELEILLKNTGYEVVRTENFINAVGDVEAHNPDLILLDVNLQDYSGFSICTGIRKFSNVPIIFITGRNTSIDELQAFSLGGDDYITKPYHPSVLLARISTILKRTKNSERAEEQILIHKGLTLDLRSYKFIYDGKSEELSKNEFKLLHYLFQRKGEVVPRLDIIEYLWDNDVFIDDNALSVNVTRVRSKLEQLGVSDFIETKRGVGYRI, from the coding sequence ATGGCAAAAGTATTGATTATCGAGGATGAAGAATCCATTCGAGAAGAGTTAGAGATTTTGCTGAAAAATACAGGGTACGAAGTTGTTCGCACAGAAAATTTTATAAATGCAGTAGGTGATGTAGAAGCCCATAATCCTGATTTAATACTGCTTGATGTCAACCTTCAAGATTATAGCGGGTTTTCGATATGCACGGGGATTCGTAAGTTTTCAAATGTCCCCATTATTTTCATTACCGGAAGAAATACTTCCATTGATGAACTGCAGGCCTTTTCCTTGGGAGGCGACGACTACATAACCAAGCCCTATCACCCCTCCGTGCTTCTGGCTAGAATATCTACCATCTTAAAACGTACAAAAAACAGTGAGCGAGCCGAGGAGCAGATTCTCATACATAAAGGACTGACACTGGATCTCCGATCATACAAGTTCATATATGATGGCAAATCGGAAGAACTGTCCAAGAACGAGTTCAAACTGTTGCATTACCTGTTCCAACGAAAAGGCGAGGTCGTTCCTAGATTGGATATTATCGAATATCTGTGGGATAACGATGTGTTTATCGATGACAATGCCCTGAGTGTGAATGTAACTAGAGTCAGAAGCAAGTTGGAGCAATTGGGAGTGTCTGACTTTATCGAGACAAAAAGAGGGGTAGGATATCGGATATGA
- a CDS encoding sensor histidine kinase: MVNYVERKRYFDKIDALMEGLDQPYLMQEFMDHSWRLEDQLYREILRRSNRAVVERIYQLENEQQDYREFIEGWIHEVKLPITGIRLACHNQEQDNSRRIERYLTELDNDVEQALFYARSDQVYKDYIIKETELEAVILNVLKKNKYLMIQNQMSAKVECDRITVFSDGKWLEFILGQILLNAMKYKNENGGMISFQAETINSGIKLTVRDNGIGIPEGDKARIFEKGFTGSNGRNRGKSTGIGLYLCKKLCNKLGLEISAQSQEGEFTEVILLFPKHSFLSKLKG; this comes from the coding sequence GTGGTGAACTATGTGGAGCGGAAGCGCTATTTTGACAAGATAGATGCATTAATGGAGGGACTTGATCAGCCCTATCTTATGCAGGAATTCATGGATCATTCATGGCGTCTAGAGGACCAGCTTTATCGGGAAATACTCAGAAGATCCAACCGCGCAGTGGTGGAGCGAATCTATCAGCTGGAGAATGAGCAGCAAGATTATCGTGAATTTATCGAAGGCTGGATTCATGAGGTTAAACTTCCGATCACCGGAATACGACTTGCCTGCCATAATCAAGAACAGGATAACAGTAGGCGCATAGAAAGATATTTAACCGAACTGGATAACGATGTAGAACAGGCATTATTCTATGCCAGGTCGGACCAGGTATACAAAGATTACATCATCAAGGAAACGGAATTAGAGGCTGTAATATTGAATGTGCTGAAGAAAAATAAGTACTTAATGATACAGAATCAAATGAGCGCCAAGGTAGAATGTGATCGCATTACTGTATTTTCCGATGGCAAATGGTTGGAATTTATTTTGGGACAAATTCTGCTCAATGCTATGAAATATAAGAATGAAAACGGCGGAATGATATCATTTCAGGCCGAGACGATAAATAGCGGAATCAAATTGACGGTTCGGGATAATGGAATAGGCATACCCGAAGGAGACAAGGCGCGTATTTTTGAGAAAGGCTTTACCGGCTCCAACGGGCGGAACAGAGGTAAATCCACGGGAATCGGACTGTATCTTTGCAAGAAGCTCTGCAATAAACTAGGACTTGAAATCAGCGCCCAATCTCAAGAAGGAGAATTTACGGAGGTCATTCTGCTCTTTCCCAAACACTCTTTTCTTTCAAAACTGAAAGGTTAG
- a CDS encoding ABC transporter ATP-binding protein codes for MSGLIKVCDVEKYYGTKANITKVLNRVSFDINSGEFIGIMGPSGSGKTTLLNMLSTIDTVTSGHIYFENQDITTLNEEKLAEFRKHNLGFVFQDFNLLDTLTIEENIVLAMSLQGKGKKEIHIKSKQTMEQLGIYQIRDKFPYEVSGGQKQRCACARALVNEPKLILADEPTGALDSKSATMLLDTFTTMNERMNATILMVTHDSFSASYCKRILFLKDGEIFHELVKGNDSRREFLNKILDVLSLTGGDVSDAE; via the coding sequence GTGAGTGGATTGATTAAGGTGTGTGATGTAGAGAAATATTACGGGACCAAGGCGAACATTACAAAAGTTCTGAATCGAGTCAGCTTTGATATCAATTCCGGCGAATTTATTGGAATTATGGGTCCTTCAGGCTCAGGCAAAACAACTTTGCTGAACATGCTCTCAACGATTGACACGGTGACCTCCGGACATATTTATTTTGAGAACCAGGACATAACGACGCTGAACGAAGAGAAGCTAGCGGAATTTCGCAAACATAATCTTGGTTTTGTATTTCAGGATTTTAATCTTCTAGATACCCTGACGATTGAAGAAAACATTGTCCTGGCCATGTCATTACAAGGAAAAGGAAAAAAAGAAATTCATATAAAATCGAAGCAAACGATGGAACAACTAGGTATTTATCAAATCAGGGATAAATTTCCATATGAAGTGTCAGGCGGACAGAAACAGCGTTGCGCCTGTGCCAGAGCTTTGGTCAATGAACCGAAGCTGATACTCGCAGATGAACCAACAGGAGCGCTTGATTCCAAATCCGCTACGATGTTGTTAGACACTTTTACAACGATGAATGAACGTATGAATGCTACCATTTTGATGGTTACGCATGATTCATTTTCTGCCAGCTATTGCAAGCGTATTTTGTTCCTGAAGGATGGTGAAATCTTTCATGAACTAGTCAAAGGTAATGATTCAAGACGCGAGTTCCTAAATAAAATTCTGGATGTCCTCTCCCTTACAGGAGGTGACGTTTCAGATGCTGAGTAA